One region of Culex pipiens pallens isolate TS chromosome 2, TS_CPP_V2, whole genome shotgun sequence genomic DNA includes:
- the LOC120424468 gene encoding phospholipase A1-like, which translates to MKHFISILICIFAFEELLADTFPFIPKSPNHDLLDLDLDLDDMEYERDFHGDSLIPQLLFPRDEPRNFVQLPDQSGHFEVVPRALVRECRRNASSYEAAADMKFWFYARHSADDGKPIKLDFDELGLLASRYGFRPELATKILIHGWMGSSESEVMDPLAKAYLEQGDVNVVGVDWEEGADRIWYPTARYHAPAVADVVAAMIEELVGFGQTPDLIGIVGHSLGAHIAGLAGKRTRQKIGFIVGLDPAAPLFRLEKPLERLAAGDAQYVEVIHTNGKALGIFENIGKVDIYPNGGSNQPGCEFPDLACSHQRAVEYFRESLKVKNFANRCVNVNELGERCSLGRATLGGFETRGMRSKPRGVYYMNTAESRPFLKDVKRVVAPMVPHYH; encoded by the coding sequence acACATTTCCCTTCATCCCAAAGTCCCCAAATCACGACCTCCTCGACCTGGACCTCGATCTGGACGACATGGAGTACGAGCGTGACTTTCACGGCGATTCGCTGATCCCCCAGCTGCTCTTCCCTCGGGACGAACCGCGCAACTTTGTCCAACTGCCGGACCAGTCCGGCCACTTCGAGGTGGTCCCCCGAGCGTTGGTACGGGAATGCCGCCGTAACGCCTCCAGCTACGAGGCGGCCGCGGACATGAAGTTCTGGTTCTACGCAAGGCACAGCGCCGACGACGGCAAGCCGATCAAGTTGGACTTTGACGAGCTTGGACTGCTGGCAAGTCGGTACGGATTCCGGCCGGAGTTGGCCACGAAGATATTGATCCACGGCTGGATGGGCAGTTCCGAGTCGGAGGTGATGGACCCGTTGGCCAAGGCGTATTTGGAGCAGGGGGATGTCAACGTGGTTGGGGTTGATTGGGAGGAGGGTGCGGATCGGATTTGGTATCCGACGGCCCGGTACCATGCTCCGGCGGTTGCCGATGTGGTGGCGGCCATGATTGAAGAACTTGTCGGGTTTGGTCAGACGCCGGATTTGATTGGGATTGTTGGGCACAGTTTGGGGGCGCACATTGCTGGGTTGGCGGGGAAGAGGACTCGGCAGAAGATTGGATTCATCGTTGGACTAGATCCGGCGGCACCGTTGTTCAGGTTGGAGAAGCCTTTGGAGCGATTGGCCGCGGGAGATGCGCAGTACGTGGAGGTGATTCACACGAACGGGAAGGCGCTGGGGATCTTCGAGAATATTGGCAAGGTCGATATCTATCCGAACGGTGGAAGCAATCAGCCGGGTTGTGAGTTTCCGGATTTGGCCTGCAGTCACCAGCGGGCGGTCGAGTATTTCCGGGAATCGCTGAAGGTGAAGAACTTTGCCAATCGGTGTGTCAACGTGAATGAGCTGGGTGAAAGGTGCTCGTTGGGACGCGCGACGCTCGGGGGGTTTGAAACACGTGGTATGAGGAGCAAACCACGTGGCGTGTACTACATGAACACCGCTGAGAGCAGGCCCTTTCTGAAGGATGTCAAACGGGTGGTGGCTCCGATGGTGCCGCATTATcattag